In Halobacteriovorax marinus SJ, the following proteins share a genomic window:
- a CDS encoding KdsC family phosphatase, giving the protein MEINLKEVAKKFEEKLLKIKVVAFDVDGILTDGKVWYSGDEMAWNRFTDTRDGYGLKMLKSFGFKVGVITGGDSLSVLKRFKENLKLDFVYYGNEDKRESFKELLAQGYEREEILYMGDEFFDIPLMMASGFSATVPGASLEVREKADYITSMSGIGSAREVIDILRYAHGKTPEIHDLDGNLVKF; this is encoded by the coding sequence ATGGAAATTAATCTAAAAGAAGTTGCTAAGAAATTTGAAGAAAAACTTCTCAAAATCAAAGTCGTTGCATTTGATGTTGATGGAATCTTAACTGATGGAAAAGTTTGGTACAGTGGGGATGAAATGGCGTGGAATCGATTCACCGATACACGTGATGGTTATGGACTTAAGATGCTAAAGAGCTTTGGTTTTAAAGTTGGAGTTATCACTGGTGGAGACTCTCTAAGTGTACTTAAAAGATTTAAAGAGAACTTAAAACTTGATTTTGTTTACTACGGTAATGAGGATAAGAGAGAGTCTTTTAAAGAGCTTCTTGCACAGGGATATGAAAGAGAAGAAATTCTCTACATGGGAGATGAGTTCTTTGATATTCCACTAATGATGGCCAGTGGTTTTTCAGCAACTGTTCCTGGTGCATCTTTAGAGGTGAGAGAGAAAGCGGACTATATCACATCTATGTCTGGAATTGGTTCTGCTAGAGAAGTGATAGACATCTTGAGATATGCTCACGGGAAAACTCCTGAGATACATGATCTCGATGGTAATCTCGTCAAGTTCTAA
- the kdsA gene encoding 3-deoxy-8-phosphooctulonate synthase, translating to MENKKMDFFIGPCVLESETLAMDIAGKLVEDLKEFEGRIQLHFKGSFDKANRSSIDSYRGPGIDDGLKILEKVAKTYSLPTITDFHHPEQAEKIASVVQTLQVPAFLCRQTDMILAGAEACAKYNGQLKVKKGQFLSPEETKNIVDKALNFLSKDKILLTERGTSFGYNNLVVDMASFQIMKSFGVRTIHDATHCVQRPGGLGTQTGGKREQIFTLAKAAVAAGADGIFMECHPNPEKALSDSATALPIDKVQSIVRKLIQIKDVVDGN from the coding sequence ATGGAAAATAAAAAAATGGACTTCTTTATTGGACCTTGTGTTCTAGAAAGTGAAACTTTAGCAATGGATATTGCAGGTAAGTTAGTTGAAGACCTCAAAGAGTTTGAGGGGAGAATTCAGTTACACTTTAAAGGAAGTTTCGATAAGGCCAATAGATCATCTATTGATTCTTATAGAGGACCAGGGATCGATGACGGTCTAAAGATTTTAGAGAAAGTTGCGAAGACTTATTCTCTTCCAACAATTACGGACTTTCATCATCCTGAACAAGCTGAGAAAATTGCAAGCGTCGTTCAAACATTACAAGTTCCAGCATTTCTTTGTCGACAGACAGATATGATCTTGGCCGGTGCAGAAGCTTGTGCAAAATATAATGGACAATTAAAAGTGAAGAAGGGGCAATTCCTAAGCCCGGAAGAGACAAAGAATATTGTAGATAAAGCGCTCAACTTCCTCTCAAAAGATAAGATTCTTCTTACTGAGAGAGGGACAAGCTTTGGATATAATAATCTTGTCGTAGATATGGCAAGCTTTCAGATTATGAAAAGCTTTGGTGTAAGGACTATTCATGATGCTACTCATTGCGTACAAAGACCTGGTGGTTTAGGTACTCAGACAGGTGGGAAGAGAGAGCAGATATTTACATTGGCCAAAGCAGCAGTTGCTGCTGGAGCTGACGGGATTTTTATGGAGTGTCATCCAAACCCTGAAAAAGCACTCTCTGACTCGGCAACGGCTCTACCTATTGATAAAGTTCAGAGCATTGTAAGGAAGCTAATACAAATTAAGGATGTAGTTGATGGAAATTAA